The DNA segment CTCCCGGCGGCAACCACCTTCCCCTGAATCCTGCTATGCTGCTCCCATGAATGACATCTATAGATGCAGTCCGCAGTCAACCACCGGCGATTCTCCGTCGCCCGTTTTGGCTATTCTATCTTCTGGCTTCCAACTCCTGGCTTCTGGTCATGATCTTTTTGCCAGTTCATTTGTTTGCCATGCCGATTTCCCATCCGTGGCATCCGTGCAATCCGCGGTCAAAGAATTGTGTCAAAAAATTCATTTCATCACAATTTTATAACATTTTGTGACAAAAAAATGTTTTCATCACAAAAACATCACAATTCTGAAAGTGGACCGGCCATTTGCAATGCTTGGTTTTACTCGTCCCATAAGTTCCGCCCTGAAATCTGAGATTTTTTTCTGATGACTGATCACTGGTAACTGGTTCCCAATTTTTATGCCAGCCAATCTTTTTGCCATGTCCCCTTTCCATTTTGATTCGTAAATCTCATTCATGAATGCCCCCTAATACCTATTACGAGGTTCGCTGATTTCGTCAGCGTGTTTTTATCATCTGCCAACGCCTGTTTTTCCGGTTGGACAACCATCACCAATTTGTTCAAGCTTACCTCTAATAAAAATATCGTAACAATTTTATGAGAACACTTTTACTCGGTATTGATAGTGGCACGCAATCCACCAAGGTCTTGGTGGTGGACGCCAACAACGGCAAGGTGCTCGGCAACGCCTCGGCGGGCTATGAGTTGATTCCCAATCTTCCACCCGGCGCCAAGGAACAGCATCCGCAAGATTGGCTCACGGCTACTGCCAAAGCGATTCAGGGCGCGCTTAAGCAGGCCAAAGCCCGCGCGGGCGAAGTGAAGGCCATCGGGGTCAGCGGTCAGCAGCATGGGTTTGTGCCGCTGGACGCCCAGGGTGAAGTGATCCGCCCGGCCAAGTTATGGTGCGACACCGCGACCTCCGCCGAATGCACGGAGATCATGGAAAAGGTGGGCGGGCTCAAAGCCACTATCAAGGCCATGGGCAATGCGGTGCTGCCCGGCTTCACCGCCTCCAAGATTCTCTGGCTTAAAAACCATGAGCCGAAAAACTACGCGCGCCTGGCCTCGGTATTGCTGCCGCATGATTATCTGAATTTCTGGCTGACCGGGCAGAAGGTGATGGAATACGGCGACGCCTCCGGCACCGCGCTGCTGGATGTGCGCAAACGCCAGTGGTGTTCTCCCGTGCTCAAGGCGATTGATCCCGCCCTGGCGGATAAGCTGCCGCCGCTGATTTCGAGCGATCAACCCGCCGGCACGTTGCAGGCGGAGACCGCGCGGGCGCTGGGCCTGGGCACGGACGTTTTGGTCAGCGCGGGCGGTGGCGACAACATGATGGGCGCCATCGGTACCGGCAATACCGCTGCCGGAGTAATCACTGCCAGCTTCGGCACCAGCGGCACCATTTATGCCTGTGCGGAAAAACCCGTGGTGGATCCTCAGGGTGAGATCGCTGCCTTCTGCGATTCCACCAATCGCTGGCTGCCGTTGCTCTGCACGATGAATGTGACGGTGGCCACCGAGATGGTGCGCCGCGATTTCAAAATGGATTTTGCCGAGTTCGATAAAGTGGGCGAAAAAGCGCCGGCGGGCTGCGATGGCCTTATGTTGGTGCCCTATCTGGAAGGCGAACGCACACCCAATGTGCCGGATGGCACCGGGGTATGGCTGGGCGTCAACACCCGCACGTTTACCGCCGCGCATTTCATCCGGTCCTCCATGGAAGGCGTGACGATGGGCATGAATTACGGGTTGCGCCGGTTGGCCACGCTGGGCGTGAAGCCGACGCAGATTCGTGCCACGGGCGGTGGCGCCAACTCGCGGTTCTGGCGGCAGATGATGGCGGATATTTTCAACGCGGAAGTGGTCACGCTCAAGGTGGGTGAAGGCGCAGCCTATGGCGCGGCCTTGCAGGCCCTCTGGTGCTGGCGCTTGCAGCAGGGCGAAAAAGTCGTCATTCAGGACATCACCAGCCAATTTGTGACGCTTAATCAAGCGCAAACCGCCCAGCCGGACGAAAAGACGGTCAAGGTCTATGCCGAACTGCAAGCCCTTCAGGACGAGGCGAGCAAGGCGTTGCGCGGCGTGTTCGGGAAACACCGGGCGCTGGTGTCGAAATGACGGGATGCCGGGTTGACCAAGGTTGCTTTTGAAGTTAGAGTAGGCATATGAAATTTCGAGTATTGATCGAACCGGATGAGGATGGGGTTTTCGTTGCAGAGTGCCCTGCTTTGCCGGGATGTATTTCGCAAGGGGGCACTCGACAGGAAGCCTTGACAAACATTACTGATGCCATCAAGGGCTATCTGGCTAGCCTGGAAAAACACGGAGAGCCAGTGCCGCCTCCAATTCGTGAAGAAGTTGTCGAGGTTCCCGCATGAGTCGTTTGCCGGTTTGTTCAGGAGCGGACGCTGTCAAGGCGTTCCGCCAACTGGGTTATGAGGTAGATCACCAAAGTGGAAGCCACATTATTCTGCGGCATCCCACGCAACGGCGGCTGACGGTACCGAATCATCGCGAGTTGGCAAAAGGGACACTCCGCGCGCTGATTCGAGAAGCAGGTATAACAAAAGACCAGTTTGAACAACTGTTGTAACAGTATCAATGTGCAGGCGATGCATTCTACGATTGTCTGCCGATTATTTTATGTTCCAATTTCATTCTGGAGTCAACTTCCCGCCCGGCAAAACGCGATAACGGTGTCCGCGCCATTCAATGGTGTTGCCCAAAAAGGATAGCGCCCAGATGGCCGCTTGGAGCAGGTCTTTGATCGGGGCCAGCCAGAAGCACGGAACGTGGCGGCTGGCTCGGGTCAAGCGCCATTGCAAGATCGTGGCTGTCAGCATTCGGACGGTGAGGCAAATCCCCAGCGCCGCGTAATATGGCGGTGCTTGCCCAGCCAGTGCCAGCAACACCGGCCATACGGTGGCGTTGCTGAGGATGCTGAAGAAGTAGGGAACGGGCTGGCAGACCCGGATGGTGCGCGACCAGCGCAACTGGTGCCGCCACACTTGGCCAGCGCTCATGGGTGATTCCCGGCATTCCACCACTTGCGGGCACAGCTCAATCCGCCAGCCCTGCCCGGCAATCTGATGGCCAAGCTGATAATCATCCGCCAGGTAATCCGCCAGCGCGGCAAAGCCACCCATTTTAGTAAGCGCGTCGCGGCGTGCAAGCATCACCGCGCCCAAGGCAAAATCGAGCGGCTTCAGGTTGCGCGATTGCAGGACTTGGCTCCAGAAATCCGCGTTGATGGCCACCGCCTCCCACTGCATGGCCAGGTTGACCGGGTTGCCGAGCTGATAGAAGCAGTTCACCAGCCCCACTTTGGCGTCGCGCAATGGGGCCACGACATTCGCCAGAAAATCCTCCGGTACCACGACATCCGCGTCGCTCACCAGCACCGTGTCATACCGTACGCGGCGTTCGAGTTGGATCAAGGTGGAGACCTTGGCGTTGACGCCCATCACTTCCTCGCAAATCACCAGGTGTGCGTCTTTCGTTGGAAATTCCGCGAGCAACTGTTTCACCACGGAGCACACGGGATCAGCCGCGTTGGCCACCCCGAACAGCACCTGCACCTGGCCCGGATAGGCTTGCGCGAGCCAACTGCGCAGGCAACGGGCCGTCTCCGTGTCGCACCCCTTCAACGGTTTCAGCAGGCTGAGCCCGGGCGCAAACGCAGGATCGGCAATCCGCTGGTGCAGGGGAAAGCGCAGCGCGCCCAGGAATTGCCAGAGCGCGATTCCCAGGCTCAACGCGGCGAGCGCCGCCAGTATCCAGATCAACCATTGCATGGGGCCAGTATGCGGGAACGGTGGCCGGTGGAAAAGCGGGAAAGTGTGCTGGTTTGACGCGCCGATTTGCCAAACGCAATCTGACGGCTATGTTGGCCGTGATAATCGCATGATGGCTGTTGCTGATATTTCCTTGTTTTTCGGGCGCCTGCACCCGGTGCTGGTGCATTTGCCCATCGGGTTTCTGGTCCTGCTGGGGTTGCTGGAATTGCGGGCGTGTTGGCGGCGATCGCCCACCACGGCACCGGAAACCGGCTTCATCCTGGCGGTTATCGTGCTCGCTACTGGATTTACCGTACTCTGCGGCTGGCTGTTATCCCAAGGCGACGGGTATGACCCGCGTTTGTTGCAGCTTCACCTTTGGACCGGTGTGAGCACCGCTGTCGCCAGCGCTCTCACTGGCGGGTTATGGTGGTTCAAGCGTCTGCGCCTATACCGCCTCAGCCTGTTGGGTACGATATTGCTTTTAACCGTGGCCGGCCATAACGGCGGGGCCTTGACGCATGGACGCGATTACCTCTTCCGCTACGCTCCGGCCCCCATTCGTTCCTGGTTTTCCAGCCCCTCCGCCAACGTCGCCAAACCAGCCGGTAAATTTGTCACGACCGTGCAACCTGTCCTGCAAAAATACTGCATTGCCTGCCATGGACCGGAAAAATCCAAGGGCGGGCTGCGCCTCGATTCCTTCGCTGCCATGCAAGCGGGCGGTGAAAAAGGTCCGGTGCTGGTCCCCGGCGACGCCGGGAAAAGTCTCCTGATCCGCTTGTTGACTTTGCCCCCAAGCGACGACGACCACATGCCCCCGGAAGGCAAACCCCAGCCCACGACGGAAGAAATCGCCGTGCTGCGCGCCTGGATTGATTCCGGAGCCACGCCGTAACCGTGCCGTGCGCCGCTGAGGAAAACAATCGTTAGTTAGAGGCTCAAATCTGTTTACTCCTGGCTACCATGGCGGCAGTGTGACTTCGGTGGCCGTGGGTAACACCAGCGAGATAACTTGGTTGTTTTGCTGCCAGGAAAGGCATTTATACTGCTGAAAATTACGGTAGTGGCTTTCCCAAAGAGCGTCGCCGATGGGCTTGATTTGATCGGCGGCCAGCAATTCCAAGGGGCACGTAATCCCGCATTTCAAAACCTTGCCGAGGGCTTCCTTGATGGTCCACAGCAACACCAGCGCGGTGGGTTCGTTCGCCGCCCGGGATTGCAGCCAGTGCGTCTCTGCCGCTGAAAATGGCATGACTTTTTTAATGGTGTCCGCCCGGCCGACATCCACCGTTTCCAGGTCCACCGCCAACGGATGTTCCCGAGGAAAGGCCACTGCAATCGCGACGCCTTCCGAATGACTCAGGCTGACTTCTGCGCCATGGGGCCTCGCATACGCGACCAATGGCTGGCCGAGCACGCCTTTGGTAATTTGGATTTGCCGCCAATCTGGTTCTTTTAAAAGTGCTCCCAAGGCCAGTTTGGCGGCCAGCCGACCGAGTAGAAAATTTTCCCGTGGCGGTGCAAAGCGAAACGACTGTACTTGCCTTAATTCATCCTCATTCAGGAACGCCTCTGGTGCGAATCCGCCTTGTTCGTCCACGTGTGTAGCCGATTTTTCGAGATCACTTCGGTTCACCTGCGCAAACCATGCTGTCCTAGATTGGCCTTGGTTGGTCAGGTTCAAACAGCGGGCGCGGTCCTTGATGGGCGATTGCGAAGACATGACGTTTCGTTTCAAACCGAAGATTCGTTTTGCGTATGGGCCTTCAATTGGCGTAATCCTTCTTCGATGGAAATTGCCGGTCGGTAACCCAGATCCCGCTTGGCTGCGCTGATGTTGAACCAGTGCGCGGAGGAAAGTTCGCGCACCACAAATCGGGTCAAGCGTGGTTCGTTTGGGCTATGGGCCATCCGGTTGGCGGTCTCAAAACACCAAGCCAATAACATCGCCACTGATTTTGGCACGGTGCGTTGGATGGGTGGCTG comes from the Verrucomicrobiota bacterium genome and includes:
- the xylB gene encoding xylulokinase, yielding MRTLLLGIDSGTQSTKVLVVDANNGKVLGNASAGYELIPNLPPGAKEQHPQDWLTATAKAIQGALKQAKARAGEVKAIGVSGQQHGFVPLDAQGEVIRPAKLWCDTATSAECTEIMEKVGGLKATIKAMGNAVLPGFTASKILWLKNHEPKNYARLASVLLPHDYLNFWLTGQKVMEYGDASGTALLDVRKRQWCSPVLKAIDPALADKLPPLISSDQPAGTLQAETARALGLGTDVLVSAGGGDNMMGAIGTGNTAAGVITASFGTSGTIYACAEKPVVDPQGEIAAFCDSTNRWLPLLCTMNVTVATEMVRRDFKMDFAEFDKVGEKAPAGCDGLMLVPYLEGERTPNVPDGTGVWLGVNTRTFTAAHFIRSSMEGVTMGMNYGLRRLATLGVKPTQIRATGGGANSRFWRQMMADIFNAEVVTLKVGEGAAYGAALQALWCWRLQQGEKVVIQDITSQFVTLNQAQTAQPDEKTVKVYAELQALQDEASKALRGVFGKHRALVSK
- a CDS encoding type II toxin-antitoxin system HicB family antitoxin, with the translated sequence MKFRVLIEPDEDGVFVAECPALPGCISQGGTRQEALTNITDAIKGYLASLEKHGEPVPPPIREEVVEVPA
- a CDS encoding type II toxin-antitoxin system HicA family toxin, producing MSRLPVCSGADAVKAFRQLGYEVDHQSGSHIILRHPTQRRLTVPNHRELAKGTLRALIREAGITKDQFEQLL
- a CDS encoding glycosyltransferase; this translates as MQWLIWILAALAALSLGIALWQFLGALRFPLHQRIADPAFAPGLSLLKPLKGCDTETARCLRSWLAQAYPGQVQVLFGVANAADPVCSVVKQLLAEFPTKDAHLVICEEVMGVNAKVSTLIQLERRVRYDTVLVSDADVVVPEDFLANVVAPLRDAKVGLVNCFYQLGNPVNLAMQWEAVAINADFWSQVLQSRNLKPLDFALGAVMLARRDALTKMGGFAALADYLADDYQLGHQIAGQGWRIELCPQVVECRESPMSAGQVWRHQLRWSRTIRVCQPVPYFFSILSNATVWPVLLALAGQAPPYYAALGICLTVRMLTATILQWRLTRASRHVPCFWLAPIKDLLQAAIWALSFLGNTIEWRGHRYRVLPGGKLTPE
- a CDS encoding c-type cytochrome domain-containing protein, with protein sequence MMAVADISLFFGRLHPVLVHLPIGFLVLLGLLELRACWRRSPTTAPETGFILAVIVLATGFTVLCGWLLSQGDGYDPRLLQLHLWTGVSTAVASALTGGLWWFKRLRLYRLSLLGTILLLTVAGHNGGALTHGRDYLFRYAPAPIRSWFSSPSANVAKPAGKFVTTVQPVLQKYCIACHGPEKSKGGLRLDSFAAMQAGGEKGPVLVPGDAGKSLLIRLLTLPPSDDDHMPPEGKPQPTTEEIAVLRAWIDSGATP
- a CDS encoding 4'-phosphopantetheinyl transferase superfamily protein; this translates as MSSQSPIKDRARCLNLTNQGQSRTAWFAQVNRSDLEKSATHVDEQGGFAPEAFLNEDELRQVQSFRFAPPRENFLLGRLAAKLALGALLKEPDWRQIQITKGVLGQPLVAYARPHGAEVSLSHSEGVAIAVAFPREHPLAVDLETVDVGRADTIKKVMPFSAAETHWLQSRAANEPTALVLLWTIKEALGKVLKCGITCPLELLAADQIKPIGDALWESHYRNFQQYKCLSWQQNNQVISLVLPTATEVTLPPW